The nucleotide sequence CTTCCTTACGGCGCTCTACAGAGCGGCTCTTCTCGGACGCGCGGCACAGCCCGAACGACAAGTTCGGGGCTGGGCCGGGCGTCGGCAAACGGCTTGCGGACCGGCTCCTAATGGGAGCAGTAGCGCACTACTTCGAAGGCTATCGCGCCAAGGGGCATGATCTTGTCCGCGCCGCCGAGCTTGATGGCTTCCTGGGGCATGCCGAAGACCACGCAGGTGGCTTCGTCCTGGGCGATGGTGTAGGCCCCGGTTTCGTGCATCTCGAGCATGCCGGCCGCGCCGTCGTCGCCCATGCCGGTCATGATGACGCCCACGGCGTTTTTTCCGGCGTAGCGGGCGGCGGAGCGGAACAGCACGTCCACGCTGGGCCGGTGGCGGCGCACCAGCGGGCCGTCCTTGACCTCGACATAGTAGCGCGCGCCGCTGCGCTTAAGCAGCATATGGCGATTGCCCGGGGCGATAAGCGCCTGGCCGCGCAGGATGGTGTCGCCATCGGCAGCTTCCTTGACGGTGATACGGCAGATGCCATCCAGGCGCTTGGCAAAGGCGGCGGTGAACTGTTCGGGCATGTGCTGGACGATGACGATGCCCGGGCAGTCCTGGGGCATGGCTTCGAGAAATTCGCGCAGGGCCTCGGTGCCGCCGGTGGACGCGCCCACGGCCACCACCCGTTCGGTGGTCTGGAACATGGCCTTGCCGGTGGGTCCGGGCAGCACGGCGTCGGCGGACAGCTTGGGCGTGACCTTCATGGGGCCGGCCGGGGCCATCTTCTTGATCTTGGCCCGGGCAGCGGCCTTGACCGCGTCGATGACCCGGATGCGCGACTCCTCCAGAAACTGCCGGGTGCCGAGCTTGGGCTTGAGGATGATGTCAACAGCCCCGTATTCCATGGCCCGAAGCGTGGTTTCCGAGCCGGATTCGGTGAGCGTGGAACAGATGACCACCGGAATCGGGTGCTGGGTCATGATTTTTCGCAGGAAGGTCAGCCCATCCATGCGCGGCATTTCGATGTCCAACGTGATGACGTCCGGGGCTTGCGTCTCCATGCGTTTGACCGCGGCATAGGGATCGCTGGCCGAGCCGATGACCTCGATGTCGGGGTCCGAAGCCAGGATATCGGTCAGGGTCTGGCGCACCAGGGCGGAATCGTCCACCACCAGGACCTTGATGGTCTTGCTCACAAAAACCTCGTATTCCTATCGGGTAACCTTATATCTTCCTGTATACCGTAGGAGCGTGCTGGCGCAAGGGCAAGTCCATGCCAGTGAGGCTCTCGGAATGGCCAATGAACAAAAAGCCGCCGGGCAGCAATTGGGTGCAGAACTTCTGGAGTAGGCGCTCCTGGGTGGCCCGGTCGAAATAGATCATGACGTTGCGGCAAAAGATCGTGTCGAGGGGTTCGGGGAAGGCAAAGGCGTCCATGAAATTGAGCCGTCGGTAATCCACGATGCGCCGCACTTCCGGGGCGATCCGCACCAACCGCTTCGCTTTGTCCTTGCTGCGCAGGAAATACCGGCGTTTGAGATCCATGGACATCTTGGCCAGGCGCTCCTCGGGGTAGATGCCGCTTTGGGCCATTGCCAGCACCCGGGTGGAAATGTCCGTGGCCATGACGTTGAAGCGGAAGCCGGCAAAGCGGCTGGCGAATTCCGACAGCACAATGCACAGGGTATAGGGTTCCTCGCCGGTGGAGCAGCCGGCGCTCCACAGTCGAAACGGCCGCCCAGTGCCGTGCTGGCTGCGCCACAGGGGCAGGGTCTGCTCGGTCATGATCTCGAAATGGCGGGGTTCGCGGAAAAATTCCGTGGTGTTGGTGGTGATGACGTCGATGAGGTGGACAAGTTCCTCGTCGAGGCCTTCTGCGCTGAAGAGAAATTCGAAGTAGTCGCGGTAGCCGGTCTTGCCGAGCATACGCAACCGTTTTTGCAGCCGGGCCTCCACCATCACTTTCTTGGACAAGGGCAGCTTGATGCCGACTTCGGTGTGGATGAAGTCGCTTAAGCGCTTGAACTCCTTGTCGGTCATGGCAACCAGGCCGGAGGCGCGTCCGGGTGCGACATCCGAAACCATGGAAATCAGGCCTCCCTGGCCTCGGCTCCGGCCTCGCCCAGGGCCTGGGCCAGTCCGGCCAGCTCCATGGAGCTGAAGACCTTGTTGATGTCGAGGATGATGATGAACTGTTCGCCGGACTTGCCCATGCCCCGGATGTAGTCGGCCCGGATGGGCGTGCCCATGCGGGGCGGCGGCTCGATCTGGGAGGACTCCATCTCGTAGACCTCCTGGACGGAATCAGCCAAGGCTCCAAGCACCGTGGGCTCGCCTTCGATATCCACCTCGACGATGATGATGCAGGTGTTGACCGTGCGTGCCGTGCTGCCCATGCCGAACTTCTGTTTGAGGTCCACCACCGGCACGGCTCGTCCGCGCAGGTTGATGACGCCGCGTATGGCTTCCGGGGTGCGAGGCACCCGGGTGATGTTGACCAGTTCGAGCACTTCGCGCACCGAGGCGATGTCCAGGGCGAACAGTTCCCGTTCCAGGGTGAAGGTGAGATACTGGTTGTCGTTGCTGCTGACGGCCTCGGCCATGTCGTCCTCCCGCTCTCGCGGCGTTGTTGCCTGTCCGCCGACGCACGGGGCAGGCCCGCTTGCGGCGTTGGTGAAAGAGATCGTCCCGGGCCGGCCGGGACATGGCGGGGCGCCTGCTTGGGAGCAATTCCAGGGGTCAGGAGCGCCCGGCCTCGAACTGGGCCTCCCGGCGCACCAGGGCGGCCACGTCGATAATAAGGGCCATGGAACCGTCTCCTCGGATGGTGGCTCCGGAAAAAGCGTCCACGTCGCGGTAGAGTCGGCCCAGGGTTTTGATGACGGTTTGATGTTCGCCCACGACCCGGTCCACGGCGATGCCGATGCGCTCGCCGTCCACCCGGGCCACCACGATGGGTTCGATGGACGGCGGCTCGCCGGCCAGGCCGAAGGCCTCACGAAGGCTCAGGACCGGGGCGACCTCGCCGCGCAGATTGACGATGCGCCGACGCTGTCCGTCCGCGTCCCGGGCCAATTCCACGCACTCTTCCACAAGCGCCAGGGGCACGACAAAGTATTCGCCGCCGGCCTGCACCTGCAACCCGTCGATGATGGCCAGGGTCAGGGGCAGCCGCACGGCGATGGCCGTGCCCTTGCCCCGCTCGGAGTCGATCTCCACGCTGCCGCGCAGGGCGTCGATGGCCCGTTTGACCACGTCCATGCCCACCCCCCGGCCGGAGACGCTGGTGACGGCCTTGGCCGTGGAAAAACCGGGCTGGAAAATGAGGTGGTAGAGTTCCTTGAGCGTCAGATCCGCGCCCGGGGCAATGATCCCCCGCTGCTCGGCCTTGGCCCGGATGGCGGCCGGATCAAGGCCGCCGCCGTCGTCGGCGACGGTGATGCAGACCTCGCCGCCGACGTGGGCAGCGGCCAGGCTGATGCGTCCGACGGCCGGCTTGCCCACGGCCTGGCGCTCGGCCGGGGATTCGACGCCGTGGTCGATGCTGTTACGCAGCAAATGCACCAGGGGGTCGCTCAAGCGTTCGATGACGGTCTTGTCGAGTTCGGTCTCTTCGCCGCTGGTCACAAGCTCGATGTCCTTGCCGAGTTCGGTCGACAAATCGCGCACCAGCCGGCGGAACTTGGCGAAAGTAGCCCCGATGGGCAACATGCGGATGGACAGGGTGGAATCGCGCAGGCTTTCGCTTAAGCGCTCCAGATGTTCGGCCAGCCCCCGAAGATACGGGTCGCCGCGCTCGTCCACGGCCTGGCGGATCTGGGCCTGGACAATGACCAGCTCGCCCACCAGATCGACCAGGAAATCGAGCTTGTCGGCGGCCACCCGGATGCTGGAGGCCTTTTCCTGGCGGTCGGCCTGTTTCTGGCCCAGGTCGCGCACGGCGGACTGTTCGGCCAGGGCCGAGGCCACCTGACTTGGCTGCACCAAACCCTGATCGGCCAGGATGTCGCCCAGGCGCTTCTGGGCGGACAAGGCATTTTCCAGGTCAGCCGGAGTGATGTCGCCGCGTTCGACCAGAATCTGGCCCAACAGCTTGTGGACGCCCTCCCCGTCCAGGGCGCAGCCGTCGTCCAAGAGATCAATGGTCAGGTCGCATTCATCTTCGACGAAAAGAAAGACGTCGACTAGGTCCTGGCGAGAGGCCGGCGAACGCAGCACACAGTCCCACCAGATCAGACAGGCTTCCGGATCGAGGTCGTCCAGGGGACCCACGGCCTCGACATGGACAAACATCCGGCATTCGCCCAGGGAACAGACGTCTTCCAAAAGGTGCAAGGGATTGTTGCCCGTCACCAGGATGTCGCCCTGGGGGCGGATGCGCAGACGGTAGATACGGGCGACCCCCGGCGACTCTTCCTGGGGCGCGGGCAAAGCGGCGTCGGCCGGGGCGGCATCCTCGCCAGCGTAGCGGCGAAAGCCTTCCAGCAACATGCGGCCGGCGGCGGTCAGCCCGGCATCGCCGGCATTGTCGGGTTCAAGCAGAGACCGAATATGATCGCAAGCGTGAAAGGACAGGTCAAGCAGCTCCCGGCTGACGCCGAGCAGGCCATTTCGCACCTTATCGAAAATGGTTTCCACATCATGGGTGAAGGCGGCGATGTCATCGAAACCGAACATCGCGCCGGAACCCTTGATGGTGTGCATGGCCCGGAAAATTTTGTGGAGCAGGTCGGCGTCGCCGGGCGTGCGCTCCAACTCCAAAAGCGACGCCTCCAGGTCGGCCAGGAGTTCCTTGGCCTCTTCAAGATAGGCCAGCCGGTGGACGTCGTCCTGGGACATCATGGCGTACTCGACTCTCCTGTTCCCCGACAGGCCGGGGCATGCCTCGCCGCGCGCGGCAGGCCCTCGGCCTGGCGGCTCCTGACCCTTGCTCCAGCCGGCCCCTTAAAACAACTCCACGTTATCGCCGAAATCCGAGGCAGCCCCGTGCGCCGGCGCGGCAGCAACGGCTGCCCGGCCTGGCAATGCCTTGGCTTTTGGCGATGCGCCGAAGGCGGCCTCATGCACGTCGCGTTCGGCCTCCATGGTATAGCGGTCATAGAGCTGGCGTAGCCGGGCGCTGCGCCCCTTGCCGCCGCCCGGGGCAATCTTTCTTGCGACGGCAATCTGGCCATCCAGAGCGCGCCGGACCTCGGACAAGGAACGGCCGATCTCCCGGTCGAAGACGATGCACCGAGAGAGTTCGTCGGCCCGGCCGCCCCAATCCCGGCTGGAATTTCGCAGCAACGTAAAAAGCTCCTGGCAACGCGCGGCGGACCTCGTGGTTTCGGTCAGCACGGCGTCCAGTTCCCCCACGACCCGCCACGCTTCGGATTGATCGTTATACCGGCTGGCGTTTTCCTGCAAGCCCTTCGAAGCACTGGCAATATTTCCCAGAATACGGGCCACGGCGTCAGTTTGTCGGCGAGCGTCGGCGGACAGGCGTTGGATAGCCAGGGCCAACACGCCCAGGGCCGCGCCGGCCGTGCCGGTATGGGCGGCCTTGATGCTGGCGTTTATGGCGATAAGTTCGATCTCCGCGCCCACTTCTTCGATGGCCTCGATGGCCCCGCTCATGCCAGAGACAGTCTCGGCCACGGCGTCCATGTTGTGACCCAGGGCCTCGCCTTCGGCGGCGAAATCGCCCAGTTCGGCCTTGACCGTGGCCACGCCGGCCTCAAGACGGGAAAGCGGCGTGTCGTCGCCCTCGCCGCCGGCCAAGCCGGCGATGGAATCGCCCATGGCCCGGATGCGTCCGGCGATGGATTCCAATGAACCGCGCAGGGTGTCGGCGGCCCGGATGAAATGATTGTCGGCGCTTTGGATCTGGGAGGACTGCAAGGTCAGGACATCGGCGGTAAAGGCGGCCAGTTCCTCCAGAGCCGGGGAGTCGGCCGTCGTATCGACCTCGGCGGCGAGCATGGCCGCGGTTTCCCCGATGGCCTGCTCGGCATGCTCGACCTGCTGGCGCACGATGTCGTGAAATTGCATGGAACGCACGGCCTGACCGATGTCGGCGGCAATGTCGGCGGCGCTGCGCGAGAGATCCTGGGAAATGTCGATGGAACAGGAGGCCATCTCGGCCAGAGCCTTGATGTTGGCCCCAAGCTCCCGCACGATGACCTCGTGGCACTGTTCCTGGGTGCCAAGGATGGCCATGTTGCGCTGCCGGGCCGAGCCGACATGGCCGCGCAGGGTTTCGATGCGCCCGGCGATACCAGCGCAGTGGCTGACGATCTGGTTGGCAAGCTTTTCTACGTCGTCGGCCAGGGTGGTGAACCCCCGGCCATCGGCTCCAAGCCGGGCGCTCTCAATGCGCGTGGCAATGCCGAGCATACTCAAGTGCTTAACGATTTTGGAGAATTCCGACAAAATAGCGGAGAGTTCATCAACGATGACCACCACAGCATCGATCTCGTCGAGGCTCTGGCGGCCGGCGGCCCGGGCGGCCTCGTTGGTCAGGCTCTCAAGTTCGGCGGACAGGGCACGCAGCCGGTCGTGCATGTCCTGGGCCGAGGTGCACGCCACCAGTTCCTGGGCGTTTTGGGCGATGTTCTCGCAACTGCCCTGCAGACCATACAAGGCCTCGCCAAGATCCAGAAAATCCTGTTCCCGGGCCTTGACGGCGCCGCTTAGGCCATGACCGGCCCTGTCCAAGCTGACACGGCACTGCCGCAACATGCCTTTGGCGTCGGCGAGCTGGATCGTATCGGCCATGTCCCTA is from Solidesulfovibrio magneticus RS-1 and encodes:
- a CDS encoding protein-glutamate methylesterase/protein-glutamine glutaminase translates to MSKTIKVLVVDDSALVRQTLTDILASDPDIEVIGSASDPYAAVKRMETQAPDVITLDIEMPRMDGLTFLRKIMTQHPIPVVICSTLTESGSETTLRAMEYGAVDIILKPKLGTRQFLEESRIRVIDAVKAAARAKIKKMAPAGPMKVTPKLSADAVLPGPTGKAMFQTTERVVAVGASTGGTEALREFLEAMPQDCPGIVIVQHMPEQFTAAFAKRLDGICRITVKEAADGDTILRGQALIAPGNRHMLLKRSGARYYVEVKDGPLVRRHRPSVDVLFRSAARYAGKNAVGVIMTGMGDDGAAGMLEMHETGAYTIAQDEATCVVFGMPQEAIKLGGADKIMPLGAIAFEVVRYCSH
- a CDS encoding CheR family methyltransferase — its product is MVSDVAPGRASGLVAMTDKEFKRLSDFIHTEVGIKLPLSKKVMVEARLQKRLRMLGKTGYRDYFEFLFSAEGLDEELVHLIDVITTNTTEFFREPRHFEIMTEQTLPLWRSQHGTGRPFRLWSAGCSTGEEPYTLCIVLSEFASRFAGFRFNVMATDISTRVLAMAQSGIYPEERLAKMSMDLKRRYFLRSKDKAKRLVRIAPEVRRIVDYRRLNFMDAFAFPEPLDTIFCRNVMIYFDRATQERLLQKFCTQLLPGGFLFIGHSESLTGMDLPLRQHAPTVYRKI
- a CDS encoding chemotaxis protein CheW, translating into MAEAVSSNDNQYLTFTLERELFALDIASVREVLELVNITRVPRTPEAIRGVINLRGRAVPVVDLKQKFGMGSTARTVNTCIIIVEVDIEGEPTVLGALADSVQEVYEMESSQIEPPPRMGTPIRADYIRGMGKSGEQFIIILDINKVFSSMELAGLAQALGEAGAEAREA
- a CDS encoding chemotaxis protein CheA — translated: MMSQDDVHRLAYLEEAKELLADLEASLLELERTPGDADLLHKIFRAMHTIKGSGAMFGFDDIAAFTHDVETIFDKVRNGLLGVSRELLDLSFHACDHIRSLLEPDNAGDAGLTAAGRMLLEGFRRYAGEDAAPADAALPAPQEESPGVARIYRLRIRPQGDILVTGNNPLHLLEDVCSLGECRMFVHVEAVGPLDDLDPEACLIWWDCVLRSPASRQDLVDVFLFVEDECDLTIDLLDDGCALDGEGVHKLLGQILVERGDITPADLENALSAQKRLGDILADQGLVQPSQVASALAEQSAVRDLGQKQADRQEKASSIRVAADKLDFLVDLVGELVIVQAQIRQAVDERGDPYLRGLAEHLERLSESLRDSTLSIRMLPIGATFAKFRRLVRDLSTELGKDIELVTSGEETELDKTVIERLSDPLVHLLRNSIDHGVESPAERQAVGKPAVGRISLAAAHVGGEVCITVADDGGGLDPAAIRAKAEQRGIIAPGADLTLKELYHLIFQPGFSTAKAVTSVSGRGVGMDVVKRAIDALRGSVEIDSERGKGTAIAVRLPLTLAIIDGLQVQAGGEYFVVPLALVEECVELARDADGQRRRIVNLRGEVAPVLSLREAFGLAGEPPSIEPIVVARVDGERIGIAVDRVVGEHQTVIKTLGRLYRDVDAFSGATIRGDGSMALIIDVAALVRREAQFEAGRS
- a CDS encoding chemotaxis protein yields the protein MADTIQLADAKGMLRQCRVSLDRAGHGLSGAVKAREQDFLDLGEALYGLQGSCENIAQNAQELVACTSAQDMHDRLRALSAELESLTNEAARAAGRQSLDEIDAVVVIVDELSAILSEFSKIVKHLSMLGIATRIESARLGADGRGFTTLADDVEKLANQIVSHCAGIAGRIETLRGHVGSARQRNMAILGTQEQCHEVIVRELGANIKALAEMASCSIDISQDLSRSAADIAADIGQAVRSMQFHDIVRQQVEHAEQAIGETAAMLAAEVDTTADSPALEELAAFTADVLTLQSSQIQSADNHFIRAADTLRGSLESIAGRIRAMGDSIAGLAGGEGDDTPLSRLEAGVATVKAELGDFAAEGEALGHNMDAVAETVSGMSGAIEAIEEVGAEIELIAINASIKAAHTGTAGAALGVLALAIQRLSADARRQTDAVARILGNIASASKGLQENASRYNDQSEAWRVVGELDAVLTETTRSAARCQELFTLLRNSSRDWGGRADELSRCIVFDREIGRSLSEVRRALDGQIAVARKIAPGGGKGRSARLRQLYDRYTMEAERDVHEAAFGASPKAKALPGRAAVAAAPAHGAASDFGDNVELF